AGACCCGGCCCTCGGCGTCGACGCGCAGGCCGTCGAAGCGCCCGGCGTCGCAGGTGGCGAAGATCGTCCCGCCGGTCAGCCGCCCGTCGGCGGTGACGTCGAAGACGCGGATGTGGCTGGGCTCCTGGCGGGTGTCGGCGATGTACAGCCGCTGCTCGTCGGGGGAGAAGGCCAGTCCGTTCGGCCGGCAGAAGTCGTCGGCGACGACGCTCAGGTCGCCCGTGGCCGGGTCCAGCCGGAAGACGTAGCAGGCGCCGCCGAACTCGCTCTCGGCCTGGTTGCCCTCGTAGTCGCCGGTGATGCCGTAGGTCGGGTCGGTGAACCAGATCGTGCCGTCGGCCCGCACCACGACGTCGTTCGGGCTGTTGAGACGCCTGTCCTGGTATCGGTCGGCGAGCACGGTGATGCTGCCGTCGTGCTCGGTGCGGGTGACGCGGCGGTTGCCCTGCTCGCAGGTGATCAGGCGGCCCTGGCGGTCGACGGTGTTGCCGTTGGCGTAGCCGGAGCCGTGCCGGAACACGCCGACCGCCCCGGTGGTCTCGTCCCACCGCAGCAGACGGTCGTTGGGAATGTCGCTCCACACCAGGTAGCGGCCCGCCGGGAAGTAGGCGGGGCCCTCGGTCTTGCGGGCGCCGGTGTGCAGGCGCTCGACGACGAAGTCGCCGTCGCAGTAACGGAAGCGCTCGTCGAGCACGGTGAACTCGGCGGGAATGGTGTCAACCACGGTGGTGCCTCCAAGCTCTGAACTTTGTATGGCAGAAGCGTAATACTTCCGAATCTGATATGGTCAACTCAGAAGTCAGCTGAATCACATTAAGAAGGCCGCGCATGGTGGAT
The Catellatospora sp. IY07-71 DNA segment above includes these coding regions:
- a CDS encoding SMP-30/gluconolactonase/LRE family protein, which encodes MVDTIPAEFTVLDERFRYCDGDFVVERLHTGARKTEGPAYFPAGRYLVWSDIPNDRLLRWDETTGAVGVFRHGSGYANGNTVDRQGRLITCEQGNRRVTRTEHDGSITVLADRYQDRRLNSPNDVVVRADGTIWFTDPTYGITGDYEGNQAESEFGGACYVFRLDPATGDLSVVADDFCRPNGLAFSPDEQRLYIADTRQEPSHIRVFDVTADGRLTGGTIFATCDAGRFDGLRVDAEGRVWAAAWDGVHCFATDGTLIGKLLLPESVANLTFGGPKLNHLFITAGTSVYTLRVTFNGARYPRPALPH